A window from Bombus fervidus isolate BK054 chromosome 12, iyBomFerv1, whole genome shotgun sequence encodes these proteins:
- the Nonc gene encoding serine/threonine-protein kinase Smg1 isoform X1 — protein MQSVGHADHLQSNVMNSCGNSNISTKLRGSKCSEIQEESVSNNRASVLEKGDVGVLSGYNSNDFNAPRGTLVICPRNTNNYSSDHSFSRFKPRIGGVPRNEFRMARGGSSGDRARGSLRGRAFKKTPIERDSNTETSYYPTTRPKFQESLKNQENVQGKYYDDKRINEDSRISKLLRRLYREDDYDHFMVLCKQAQEGIIALENQRYIRRNLDVICESLLDILHTGPGQEAKQQVAKCLGRIGYATEQDYKRYMDWVFNKYSLERKDDIKCLLIKSFVEAFKLDAEAPRLKEFSVLMMSQLQSTLENVDRSDLLVATVDAILLIMESYPETFSNHFRDTVDILVGWHIDSTQQKTIVAYASRSLQRLRTFWIADLQFTLTLLGQFLEDMESYDEELSLPECGRSSPGDEASPTSRESIRRITSLISVFNTVTKSISEHLNPNLTPSVQWSFLSDCLSKMLKTVVKAIELDNDETWLSNFKVTPEITEELLKCVKNLGIVPENSNKSELIEEDVINMFKSLNLNKNKLKDLKQNIEKDAALKERESLLNIIQWMEIKMKKDLNLTEEKEELIVVANECAFLLLGHLQSRITKNHELLYKFIDLQLKRISIFWDDTIISMLNTVSKIIKEVSANLPLELVHKLLGKDSALLKLRFHDSISIQNASLGVYHSLLSLKNIPLLQESYRYILSDLEIAYKLILTDIENLVTDNPLLDDIKYKKNDAEIVVTFLLRALSDIANASNSIIGMWALKPSILELLAVKLKPYDSSLSSTSPFLQYSILYLLYAHCSRYNHFVPSSSLITGTTACRPMDMFPGALDVPTTSPTSGHLSIILNLIAKTYNECTPEQTLLLLSTWMQEICIQAENYIGILSKTKEYENVLASLVTCGATIDRDISIAVCDLFEILMSAKSVTWKEEMYACIVDLVMLHLTSRDEIVRDKYGSLLTQIPLNIVVPKLNRECLLSETKKYQGIKNYSTESLILAQRLHMRGTSTGEMQAQHFKTYMAFLLQEQYLDAAGLSEIFTLCWPIVSESDTTKKMYRLALANRSFLYFWAGFEAAQHCVTNKLRTSLGKPQETFTSIENALKTLAREISYSCETTKKEKRSLDHLLSEHTRVRLFIEFLEHLERVIHNAAEGCAIALLPLSKPVRTFFHTNKSTCKEWLNRIRLALCVVSLHPGLASSALRNSQRLLEDLSNSDNTQGIEFERATLCTAQAMVILGEAEALQGLYVYTKEKDRKFPWLKAAMEEAAHRYESAAEAYKLIIEEHMRVANSRLGKDVDQEEEGEDVADGNSVGGVDGISANEEVSDGKGKSFKSEGDNQVLGFCMQRLSHCYEAVSDWTRLEAWKQQEAEIFARDKNAVLRKQLFTESSTSQQAKCLKKFENGENICLDDLTDWSLLDGGTGKTVNWNCAKTLVECGNTLTNIALRIHINEYKDYFEEEIERCRRVAAKIMEEGLRNVPSEYLNESILVRFSADGLKNILSGKEENIFELYKSEKLDYMDSSILTRTLWWSEYFGRTRKNNSPEARLDNNDVTDLRLHIVRTARKEGNFELAKRELLNYLRSERELCRFEGGERNYINLDFDQATDDVLKNVMHVKWSKNNIRAFREFSKLLYDMERVNKALKVCSATALGISRTIVDGEQSADLRENGTILLLTLGKWIQQEIGSIENGQLEQLLKFEATHNDGLMNKLFGPTTNSIPVSDMIIGRLTQLGVNQCPDLPLAWCSFASWCYKWGRKIVDNSNSGQLTDSDRATIRDLLPFDTSESDLNAIFSILSQNKTIPEDEGDITDTSNDVNTSDMIENQLRSVSVLSRISADRLTTLVDIWRQAQKRIYAYYELSANAYFKYLQLAAIKEANDCATITATLRLLRLVVKHALELQNVLESGLSSTPTAPWKEIIPQLFSRLSHPESYVRTRVSELLCRVAENSPHLITFPAVVGAVSGQKKNCNKVLYEKAETDSSQNDLDFIEEEEEMDAESSTVPYQDEQEKFMDCCFSQLVDCLSNRIQDSIEQVKILVKELRRITLLWDELWLATLCQHHTEISKRFEQLEMEVQKVQDNSWLSVEEKDKLIAEKHRIILKPIVFILENLSAMTSVSAETPHEKTFQEKFGPSIEEAINKLNNPKNPAKPQIASICLKQLEGKLAQRVHRRAAYSLSMNDISPVLANLRNTCIAMPGVAANDNKIVTIKSVDNNVQILPTKTKPKKLMFHGSDGHVYTYLFKGLEDLHLDERIMQFLNICNTMMSKKGDSKKVYRARHYSVIPLGPRSGLIQWVDGVTPLFVLYKRWQQRESTMLNKTGSSAILRPSELFYNKLTPLLKERGIGLENRKEWPVQVLKQVLAELMAETPKDLLAKEIWCNSINVGSWWQATKNYSYSVAVMSIIGYIIGLGDRHLDNVLVDLNTGEVVHIDYNVCFEKGKTLRVPEKVPFRMTPNIRTALGVTGVEGIFRLTCEHTLRVMRRGRETLLTLLEAFIYDPLVDWRAGADNSIASYGACQARARCTGIGRKQLEQELTRAMFAVRAAEMRAEWLANRDELVKIFPSLCHHLNCWVEATDITRQCQDLLQDRHQQLALVKEAQAMGRNHPLYSVIKRYNSFKRARDAHEKAKAGLKEKIEDCEKQINMHNLALSIVRGPQLGQWLTELGTSTSQEDHVVFDLVKEFLQNAGQSQMILQCEQSENELTQLATQQSILIRNCLDLLSQYSAICSLYPLSNMSQHRSVLYHGWANKLLNTGGVETCREVMVQFENTFDPIKISNNQQVQQIITFSYQMQAILNEANERLKKAYERMVSEGLPESVTRIEKAYGESRVQIQNFLRRDKGAERALECVNITALCALNKRYLMMEGAAKCAGDCLVDLTSREGDWFLDEMRLMSSLIAELVSLIPECHKTNNDPKISLILKCLRGSDCIYKGLQELNYNFHTIILPEAMKTIITEEPTVIRMIGELTEIIVSSGIPLGDILGQLEMHLRFTVMEMESPHAMIQNVVNNMRLRFEAMLSRPAEIQEPNQDETLTPGQMLLMGFNGLFEKLQMEGNALIATLSTLDIPSSWRKIDQIREAKEMSAPIFNKTACQVLEDIFLVKRLHTIQEFFMMCRDIATAFKGGLANIYNDERLNKPIRIFTADYVSRQLLGVTSQTLAIALCFLLQRMGLSVTTEIEQRDIGAESKVSIEELCRKVVDICLKRGLFSGSVLAQASALSSTLESVWRRKQSARFAQQCVEVARASMQRLQLQLTAHHWLHEDSLLMRSNVNLMNPLNRSGFMLELRKTATALTALQSRVCEARDQQQNLVSSAVQRLKWAAGANPALGEVMSAFDNAVLSSCEKLTRQHKLATNVINTCNSILHYEALRTRTSESVTHDTNFVKLIKHWEESCILTMNLNITVTAIEESLVELLHMESNVDMNWLKQAERFISEAILDVQKKLQEKQESLLSAQERLREQVSNLQNVLTEHHRLMSDVRILLRTMVKQENIDGLQEFLSSYRSFTESISAIVKEMESDNLDANRGRTIKEELENMATVAPNLYNELLGFANEKKINSAKVSEKQKEIDKEKERNRERESETETSIVSSIKKKGKLMRQEGVCYSPKKGIPPTRDPTTGKAVQERNAYALNVWHRVRMKLEGCDPYPTRKYTTAEQVEYVIREAQSTDNLALLYEGWTPWV, from the exons ATGCAAAGTGTAGGTCATGCAGATCATCTGCAGAGTAATGTAATGAATAGCTGTGGGAACTCTAATATTAGCACCAAGCTACGTGGATCTAAGTGTTCGGAGATACAGGAAGAATCTGTTAGTAACAATCGAGCTAGTGTGTTAGAGAAAGGAGATGTTGGTGTTCTAAGTGGATATAACTCCAATGATTTTAATGCTCCAAGAGGCACTTTGGTCATTTGTCCAAGAAATACGAACAACTATTCGTCTGATCATAGTTTCTCTAGATTTAAACCAAG aattGGTGGTGTTCCACGCAATGAATTTCGAATGGCTCGAGGAGGTAGCTCTGGAGATCGTGCCAGAGGCTCTTTACGGGGTAGGGCCTTTAAAAAGACACCTATCGAACGTGATTCCAATACAGAAACTAGTTATTACCCTACGACTAGACCAAAATTTCAAGAATCGCTGAAAAATCAAGAAAATGTACAAGGAAAATATTATGACGACAAAAGAATAAATG AAGATTCTAGAATTTCCAAACTTTTAAGAAGATTGTATCGGGAAGATGATTATGATCATTTTATGGTGTTGTGCAAACAAGCACAAGAAGGTATAATAGCGCTGGAAAATCAAAGATACATAAGACGAAATTTGGATGTCATCTGTGAAAGTCTATTAGATATACTACATACTGGGCCTGGACAAGAGGCAAAACAGCAAGTCGCAAAATGTTTAGGACGCATCGGTTATGCAACTGAACAAGATTATAAACG ATACATGGATTGGgtctttaataaatattcactGGAACGGAAAGATGATATAAAGTGCCTTCTAATTAAATCATTCGTTGAAGCTTTTAAATTGGATGCAGAGGCGCCAAGGCTAAAAGAATTTTCAGTG CTAATGATGTCGCAATTGCAATCGACGCTAGAAAATGTTGATCGATCCGATCTATTAGTAGCAACAGTGGATGCGATATTACTGATAATGGAGTCTTATCCTGAAACGTTTTCAAATCACTTCCGTGATACAGTTGATATATTAGTTGGCTGGCATATCGACTCGACACAACAAAAGACAATTGTAGCTTATGCCAGTCGTAGTTTGCAAAGGTTACGAACTTTTTGGATAGCAGATTTACAGTTTACTTTAACTCTACTAGGACAATTTTTAGAGGACATGGAAAGCTATGATGAGGAATTATCTTTACCAGAATGTGGTAGGAGTTCTCCTGGAGATGAAGCATCTCCCACTTCCAGAGAATCTATTCGACGTATTACATCCTTAATCTCGGTGTTTAATACAGTTACGAAAAGTATATCTGAGCATTTGAATCCTAATCTCACACCAAGCGTGCAGTGGTCATTTTTATCTGATTGTTTATCAAAAATGCTGAAAACAGTTGTTAAAGCGATTGAATTGGACAACGATGAAACCTGGCTTTCGAATTTTAAAGTTACACCCGAAATTAccgaagaattattaaaatgcgTTAAAAATTTAGGCATTGTACCAGAAAATTCCAATAAATCAGAACTAATCGAAGAAGATGTCATCAATATGTTTAAATctttgaatttgaataaaaataaattgaaagattTAAAGCAAAATATCGAGAAAGATGCTGCattgaaagaaagagaatcgttgttaaatataatacagtGGATGgagataaaaatgaagaaagatttaaatctaacagaggaaaaagaagaattaataGTTGTTGCAAATGAATGcgcatttttattattaggtCATCTTCAGAGTCGTATAACAAAAAATCATGAGCTACTTTATAAGTTTATTGATCTTCAGTTAAAAAGGATCAGTATCTTTTGGGATGACACAATAATTTCTATGTTAAATActgtttcaaaaataataaaagaagtcTCCGCGAACTTGCCACTTGAACTAGTTCATAAATTGCTTGGGAAAGACTCTGCTTTACTCAAATTGAGATTTCATGATTCAATTTCTATCCAAAACGCCAGTCTTGGAGTATATCATAGTCTTCTTAgtctaaaaaatattccattattaCAAGAATCGTATCGTTACATATTGTCGGACTTGGAAATTGCTTATAAACTTATCTTAACAGATATCGAAAATTTAGTAACAGATAATCCATTACTTGatgatattaaatacaaaaagaatGATGCAGAAATTGTGGTTACCTTTTTGCTAAGAGCTCTTTCTGATatag ctAACGCGAGTAATTCTATCATTGGTATGTGGGCATTAAAACCAAGCATTTTAGAACTCTTGGCAGTTAAGCTGAAACCTTATGACAGCAGTTTATCGTCAACTAGTCCGTTCTTGCAATATAGCATTTTATATTTGCTATATGCGCATTGTTCTAG atataaTCATTTTGTGCCAAGTTCAAGCTTAATAACTGGAACTACTGCTTGTCGTCCAATGGATATGTTTCCAGGAGCATTGGATGTTCCAACAACATCACCTACTAGTGGTCATCTTTCCATAATTTTAAACTTAATAGCTAAAACTTATAATGAATGCACACCAGAGCAAACGTTGTTGCTTTTATCAACGTGGATGCAAGAAATTTGTATACAAGCGGAAAATTACATTGGCATTTTGAGTAAAACAAAGGAGTATGAGAATGTTCTCGCAAGTCTTGTTACGTGTGGAGCTACCATCGATCGAGAtatttctattgctgtttgtgatctctttgaaattttaatgagTGCAAAAAGTGTAACCTGGAAAGAAGAAATGTATGCTTGTATTGTAGACTTGGTGATGTTACATTTAACTTCACGAGACGAAATTGTACGAGACAAGTATGGTTCATTATTGACACAAATACCTTTAAATATAGTGGTACCAAAACTTAACAGAGAGTGCTTATTGTCGGAAACGAAG AAATATcaaggaataaaaaattattcgaccGAGTCTTTAATTCTTGCTCAAAGATTACATATGCGAGGAACTAGCACTGGAGAGATGCAAGCACAACATTTCAAGACTTATATGGCTTTTTTATTGCAAGAACAATATCTTGATGCAGCTGGATTGTCGGAAATATTTACTCTATGTTGGCCAATTGT atcTGAGAGCGACACTACCAAGAAAATGTATCGTTTAGCACTTGCAAATAGATCTTTCTTATACTTCTGGGCCGGTTTCGAGGCAGCTCAACATTGTGTGACGAACAAGCTTCGTACTTCATTAGGAAAACCTCAAGAAACATTTACGTCAATCGAAAATGCTTTGAAAACATTAGCACGTGAAATTTCATACAGCTGTGAAACaacgaaaaaagagaaacgtagCTTGGATCATCTACTAAGCGAACATACTCGAGTACgattatttattgaatttctTGAACATCTTGAGAGAGTAATACATAACGCAGCAGAAGGTTGCGCGATCGCTCTGTTACCATTGTCGAAACCAGTTAGAACCTTCTTCCATACTAACAAATCGACTTGTAAAGAATGGTTGAATCGTATTCGATTGGCATTATGTGTAGTATCGTTGCATCCTGGATTAGCTAGCAGTGCTCTGAGAAATAGTCAGAGATTATTAGAGGATTTAAGTAACAGTGATAATACACAGGGTATCGAATTTGAAAGAGCGACGCTTTGTACGGCACAAGCTATGGTAATATTGGGAGAGGCAGAGGCGTTACAGGGACTTTACGTTTATACTAAGGAAAAGGATAGAAAATTTCCGTGGTTGAAAGCTGCCATGGAAGAAGCTGCACATCGCTACGAATCTGCTGCCGAAGCGTATAAGTTAATTATAGAGGAGCATATGCGTGTTGCAAATAGTCGACTTGGAAAAGATGTTGACCAAGAGGAAGAGGGAGAAGATGTAGCTGACGGTAATAGCGTTGGTGGTGTTGATGGCATTAGTGCGAATGAGGAGGTTTCCGATGGAAAAGGCAAGTCTTTTAAATCCGAAGGAGATAATCAAGTACTTGGTTTTTGTATGCAACGATTATCTCATTGTTACGAAGCTGTCAGTGACTGGACTCGGTTAGAGGCTTGGAAACAGCAAGAGGCTGAAATTTTTGCCCGAGATAAAAATGCCGTTCTCAgaaaacaattatttacaGAGAGTAGCACTTCTCAACAagcaaaatgtttaaaaaagttCGAAAATGGTGAAAACATATGTTTAGACGACCTAACTGATTGGAGCTTACTCGATGGAGGAACCGGTAAAACGGTAAATTGGAATTGCGCGAAAACGTTAGTGGAATGTGGTAATACGTTGACTAATATTgcacttagaattcatataaatgaatataaagaTTATTTTGAGGAAGAGATTGAACGATGTCGGAGAGTGGCAGCTAAAATTATGGAAGAAGGTCTAAGAAATGTACCCTCGGAATACTTAAACGAATCTATATTAGTACGATTTTCAGCAGATgggttaaaaaatattctttctggtaaggaagaaaatatattcgaatTATATAAAAGCGAAAAACTTGATTACATGGATTCGAGCATACTGACGCGAACATTATGGTGGTCAGAATATTTCGGTAGAACAAGAAAGAATAATAGTCCTGAAGCGCGATTAGATAATAATGATGTAACTGATCTAAGATTGCATATTGTTCGAACTGCTAGAAAGGAAGGTAATTTTGAACTAGCGAAACGAGAACTACTTAATTATTTGAGATCCGAACGAGAGCTTTGTCGATTTGAAGGAGGCGAACGAAATTACATTAATCTCGACTTTGATCAAGCAACTGATGATGTTTTGAAGAACGTGATGCACGTAAAATGGTCGAAGAATAATATACGTGCTTTCcgtgaattttcaaaattgctaTATGATATGGAACGAGTTAACAAAGCGTTAAAGGTATGTAGTGCAACTGCACTTGGAATATCTCGAACTATCGTTGATGGAGAACAGTCTGCTGATTTACGTGAGAATGGTACAATTCTACTTTTGACTCTTGGTAAATGGATACAACAAGAAATAGGCAGCATTGAAAATGGTCAATTGGAGCAATTGCTCAAATTTGAAGCTACCCATAATGATGGCTTGATGAACAAGCTATTCGGTCCTACCACGAATTCAATACCTGTTTCAGATATGATAATTGGTAGATTAACGCAACTGGGTGTAAACCAATGTCCAGATTTGCCACTTGCGTGGTGCAGTTTCGCTAGTTGGTGTTACAAATGGGGAAGAAAGATTGTAGATAATTCAAATTCAGGTCAGTTGACTGATTCGGATAGAGCAACCATAAGAGACTTATTACCATTCGATACAAGTGAATCTGACTTGAACGCaatcttttcaattttgtctcaaaataaaacaattcctGAAGACGAAGGCGACATTACAGACACTTCCAATGATGTTAATACTTCAGATATGATAGAAAATCAATTACGTAGCGTTTCAGTATTAAGTCGTATTAGCGCTGATCGTCTCACAACGTTGGTCGATATTTGGAGGCAAGCACAGAAGAGGATTTATGCATATTACGAGCTTTCTGCAAACGCGTATTTCAAGTACTTGCAACTTGCCGCGATTAAGGAGGCCAACGATTGTGCTACTATTACAGCTACACTTAGATTGCTACGACTGGTTGTGAAACACGCTCTTGAATTACAAAATGTTCTGGAGTCTGGTCTTTCCTCAACTCCTACTGCTCCATGGAAAGAGATAATACCGCAATTGTTTTCCAGACTTAGTCATCCTGAGTCTTATGTACGTACACGAGTATCTGAATTGCTGTGCAGAGTTGCAGAGAATTCACCACACTTGATCACTTTTCCAGCTGTAGTTGGAGCGGTTTCTGgtcaaaagaaaaattgcaataaagTACTTTATGAGAAAGCAGAAACTGATTCATCTCAAAACGATTTAGATTTtatcgaagaagaagaggaaatggACGCTGAGAGTTCTACTGTACCTTATCAAGACGAGCAAGAAAAGTTTATGGATTGTTGTTTCTCGCAATTGGTAGACTGTCTATCGAATAGGATTCAAGACTCCATCGAGCAAGTGAAAATACTCGTCAAAGAGCTGCGTCGAATTACATTACTATGGGATGAGCTGTGGTTAGCAACACTGTGTCAGCATCATACTGAAATTTCTAAGCGATTTGAACAACTGGAAATGGAAGTACAAAAAGTGCAGGATAATTCTTGGTTGAGTGTTGAGGAAAAGGATAAATTAATTGCAGAAAAACatagaattatattaaagCCAATAGTTTTTATATTAGAAAACCTTTCGGCTATGACTTCCGTTTCTGCCGAAACACCTCATGAAAAGACATTTCAAGAGAAATTTGGTCCTTCGATAGAAGAAGCaatcaataaattaaacaatcctAAGAATCCTGCGAAACCGCAGATTGCGAGTATATGCTTGAAACAATTGGAAGGCAAATTAGCTCAACGTGTACATAGACGAGCCGCGTATTCCCTTTCCATGAATGATATCAGTCCGGTATTAGCCAATTTGAGAAATACATGTATCGCTATGCCAGGTGTTGCTGCAAATGATAACAAAATTGTTACTATAAAATCTGTAGACAATAATGTTCAGATATTACCAACCAAAACGAAACCGAAAAAGCTTATGTTCCACGGTTCCGATGGACACGTATACACATATTTGTTTAAAGGTCTGGAGGATCTTCATCTGGATGAAAGAATCATgcagtttttaaatatatgcaaCACTATGATGTCAAAAAAGGGTGATTCGAAAAAAGTATATAGGGCGCGCCATTATTCAGTTATACCATTGGGTCCACGATCTGGATTAATACAGTGGGTCGATGGCGTGACACCCTTGTTCGTCTTGTACAAGAGATGGCAACAGAGAGAGAGTACTATGCTTAATAAAACTGGTAGTTCTGCAATATTAAGACCGTCCGAactattttacaataaattaacTCCACTTCTGAAAGAGCGAGGAATCGGCCTGGAAAACAGAAAAGAGTGGCCTGTTCAAGTTTTGAAACAAGTTTTAGCTGAACTAATGGCAGAAACTCCTAAGGATTTGCTAGCAAA AGAGATTTGGTGTAATAGCATAAATGTTGGAAGTTGGTGGCAAGCAACCAAAAATTACTCCTATTCGGTGGCCGTAATGTCAATTATCGGTTATATCATTGGTCTCGGTGATAGACATTTGGATAATGTATTAGTTGATCTCAATACAGGCGAGGTTGTTCACATCGATTACAATGTTTGCTTTGAGAAAGGCAAAACATTACGCGTACCAGAAAAAGTGCCGTTTAGAATGACTCCAAACATCAGAACAGCACTAGGAGTAACTGGAGTCGAG GGCATATTTCGTTTAACTTGTGAACATACGCTCCGAGTAATGCGTCGAGGACGAGAAACCTTATTGACCTTGCTTGAAGCGTTTATATATGATCCGCTAGTCGACTGGCGAGCTGGTGCGGATAACAGCATTGCAAGTTACGGAGCCTGCCAGGCTAGAGCACGATGTACGGGAATTGGGAGGAAACAATTAGAACAGGAACTAACACGAGCAATGTTCGCCGTTCGAGCAGCAGAAATGCGTGCCGAATGGTTAGCAAATAG AGATGAGTTGGTGAAGATCTTTCCATCTCTGTGCCACCACTTGAATTGTTGGGTAGAGGCAACGGATATCACGCGTCAATGTCAGGATTTATTACAAGACAGACATCAACAGCTTGCTCTAGTCAAAGAAGCACAAGCAATGGGACGTAATCATCCACTATATTCTGTGATAAAGCgttataattcttttaaaagagCACGCGATGCCCATGAAAAAGCAAAAGCTGGGTTGAAAGAAAAGATTGAGGACTGTGAAAAGCAGATTAACATGCACAAC TTGGCACTTTCAATCGTACGAGGTCCGCAATTAGGACAATGGTTGACAGAATTGGGTACCTCTACGAGTCAAGAGGATCACGTAGTTTTTGATCTTGTGAAAGAATTCTTACAGAATGCTGGTCAAAGTCAAATGATACTTCAATGTGAACAATCAGAAAATGAATTGACACAATTGGCTACACAACAGTCTATTCTAATACGAAATTGTTTGGATTTATTGAGTCAATATTCAGCGATTTGTAGCCTGTATCCGCTGAGTAATATGTCGCAACATCGTTCTGTACTTTATCACGGTTGGGCTAACAAGCTTTTAAACACTGGAGGCGTCGAAACTTGTCGTGAAGTTATGGTGCAATTTGAAAATACTTTTGATCCGATCAAAATCTCCAACAATCAGCAAGTTCaacaaataataacattttcttatCAAATGCAAGCGATTCTAAATGAAGCAAATGAAAGATTAAAGAAAGCATATGAGAGGATGGTTTCGGAGGGTTTACCAGAATCAGTCACTAGAATAGAGAAAGCATACGGAGAATCTAGAGTACAGATACAAAACTTTCTGAGACGAGATAAAGGTGCGGAAAGGGCACTCGAATGCGTCAATATAACCGCACTCTGCGCTTTGAATAAGAGATACTTAATGATGGAAGGCGCTGCTAAATGTGCAGGGGACTGTTTAGTTGATCTTACATCCAGAGAAGGAGACTGGTTTTTAGATGAAATGCGTTTAATGTCATCGTTGATTGCTGAGCTAGTTAGTTTGATACCTGAATGCCATAAAACCAACAATGATCCCAAGATATCtcttatattaaaatgtttaagaGGATCCGATTGCATCTACAAAGGATTGCAAGaacttaattataatttccacACGATCATTTTGCCTGAAGCGATGAAAACGATCATAACGGAAGAGCCAACTGTGATTAGAATGATAGGAGAACTAACAGAGATAATTGTATCATCCGGTATACCACTTGGTGATATCCTAGGCCAGTTAGAAATGCATCTCAGGTTTACCGTTATGGAGATGGAAAGTCCTCATGCAATGATACAAAACGTCGTGAATAACATGAGATTAAGATTCGAGGCAATGCTATCTCGACCTGCTGAAATTCAAGAACCTAATCAAGATGAGACGTTGACGCCTGGTCAAATGCTTTTAATGGGCTTTAATGGTTTGTTCGAAAAGCTTCAGATGGAAGGTAACGCGTTAATCGCTACTTTGAGTACGCTCGATATTCCCTCATCCTGGAGAAAAATTGATCAGATTCGAGAAGCGAAAGAAATGTCTGCACCAATATTCAATAAGACAGCTTGTCAGGTGTTGGAGGATATATTTTTGGTCAAACGATTACATACCATACAAGAGTTCTTCATGATGTGTAGAGATATTGCAACTGCATTTAAAGGCGGTTTAGCAAACATTTACAATGACGAAAGACTAAACAAACCAATAAGAATCTTTACAGCCGATTACGTGTCACGGCAATTGCTTGGTGTTACTTCTCAAACATTAGCTATCGCACTCTGTTTCTTATTACAACGAATGGGTTTAAGCGTTACTACCGAGATTGAGCAAAGGGATATTGGAGCTGAGAGTAAAGTTTCGATAGAAGAATTGTGTAGAAAGGTTGTCGATATATGTTTAAAGAGAGGTCTCTTTTCTGGTTCTGTTCTTGCTCAAGCTAGTGCTCTCAGTAGCACTCTTGAAAGTGTTTGGCGAAGAAAACAGAGTGCTAGATTTGCTCAGCAATGTGTCGAAGTAGCTAGGGCCAGCATGCAGAGACTTCAGCTACAACTAACAGCTCATCACTGGTTGCACGAGGATAGCTTACTAATGAGGTCAAATGTTAATTTAATGAATCCTTTGA ATCGTTCTGGATTTATGTTAGAACTTCGAAAAACAGCGACAGCACTTACTGCTCTGCAATCTCGAGTATGTGAGGCACGAGATCAACAACAAAATCTTGTTTCCAGCGCAGTGCAACGATTGAAGTGGGCTGCTGGAGCGAACCCTGCTCTCGGAGAAGTCATGTCCGCGTTTGATAACGCGGTACTTTCATCTTGTGAAAAATTAACTCGACAGCATAAACTTGCGACTAATGTAATCAATACCTGCAATTCTATATTGCATTATGAAGCTCTAAGAACTAGGACATCTGAAAGTGTGACACACGATACGAATTTTGTCAAACTGATCAAGCATTGGGAAGAGAGCTGCATTTTGAcaatgaatttaaatataacagTAACCGCAATCGAAGAGAGTCTTGTCGAACTATTACACATGGAAAGCAACGTTGATATGAACTGGCTAAAGCAGGCTGAGAGATTTATCTCTGAAGCGATACTTGATGTTCaaaagaaattgcaagaaaAGCAAGAAAGTTTGCTTTCAGCTCAAGAACGTTTGAGAGAGCAAGTATCAAACTTACAAAATGTGTTAACTGAGCATCATAGATTAATGTCGGATGTACGAATACTATTACGAACTATGGTAAAACAAGAGAACATCGATGGCCTacaagaatttctttcttcgtatcGGTCTTTCACTGAAAGCATATCGGCGATCGTAAAGGAAATGGAATCTGACAATTTGGATGCAAATAGAGGAAGAACGATTAAAGAAGAATTGGAAAATATGGCAACTGTGGCACCAAATTTGTACAACGAGTTATTAGGATTCGccaatgaaaagaaaataaattcagcAAAGGTGTCTGAGAAGCAAAAAGAGATAgataaggaaaaagaaaggaaccgtGAAAGAGAGAGTGAAACTGAAACTTCAATAGTTAGttcgataaagaaaaaaggaaaattaatgAGGCAGGAGGGTGTGTGCTACAGTCCTAAGAAAGGAATTCCACCGACCAGAGACCCAACTACAGGAAAAG CTGTTCAAGAGCGAAACGCGTATGCTCTGAACGTTTGGCATCGCGTACGGATGAAGTTAGAAGGATGCGATCCTTATCCAACAAGAAAGTATACAACGGCTGAACAAGTGGAATACGTGATACGCGAAGCTCAGAGCACCGACAATTTAGCCCTCTTGTATGAGGGTTGGACACCATGGGTCTGA